One genomic region from Bombus terrestris chromosome 15, iyBomTerr1.2, whole genome shotgun sequence encodes:
- the LOC100642469 gene encoding uncharacterized protein LOC100642469 produces MNHITQAWNAKFSNRSSSPTCNRLLSSSNIASSTMVQCGSWRSRMLDKVKECRDAIKNMVAFDKSPNSIKTTQTAGKRLSNSSIHTRATTSLSSIPDVITFSSIALKHKEYEDVPILMRDSIFNSDKSEKLNTSIEPIDQTNNANDSFNRFVSMDNMISNSLKSFLALEEQVKEEFLEQHVSSIKKKISAEPFLSYAEGNAEFIWTDDTTEESFFGKAWNSLEHLDTVDIGNPRRNSTFYEDFCLHKNRTSSPIRSHPFQDSGFENNFSI; encoded by the exons ATGAATCATATCACCCAAGC GTGGAACGCGAAATTTTCCAACAGAAGCAGTTCACCAACTTGCAATAGATTGCTATCGTCATCAAACATCGCGTCATCCACGATGGTTCAGTGTGGTTCCTGGAGATCTAGAATGCTCGATAAGGTGAAAGAATGCCGCGATGCGATTAAGAACATGGTGGCCTTCGACAAGTCGCCAAACAGCATTAAAACTACGCAAACAGCCGGCAAACGCCTAAGCAATTCCTCCATCCACACGAGAGCAACGACTTCTCTGTCCTCGATACCGGATGTCATTACGTTTAGCAGTATCGCGTTGAAGCATAAAGAATACGAAGACGTGCCGATTCTAATGAGAGACTCCATATTCAATTCGGATAAATCAGAAAAACTGAACACGTCCATAGAACCGATCGACCAAACTAACAATGCAAACGATTCGTTTAACCGCTTCGTTTCAATGGATAACATGATCAGTAATTCGTTGAAATCGTTCCTGGCGCTCGAGGAGCAGGTAAAAGAGGAATTTTTGGAACAGCACGTTTcctcgataaaaaagaaaatttcagcGGAACCGTTTCTTTCTTATGCGGAAGGCAACGCGGAATTCATTTGGACAGACGACACAACGGAGGAGAGTTTTTTTGGTAAGGCATGGAATTCTCTAGAACACTTGGACACGGTCGATATCGGAAATCCACGTAGGAACTCTACATTTTATGAAGATTTTTGCCTGCACAAAAATCGTACTTCTTCCCCGATTCGAAGTCATCCGTTTCAAGATTCTggctttgaaaataatttctccaTATAA
- the LOC100651735 gene encoding 1,5-anhydro-D-fructose reductase isoform X2 — MDIKCLLLVLSRAGEVEAAVIEAINLGYRHIDTAFFYQNEKEIGQAIQAKIKDGTVKREDLFVTTKLWNNFHKESSVVPTCKKSLENLGLSYVDLYLIHWPFAFKEGDDLMPRDESGALLMSDTDYLETWKGMEECVRLGLTRSIGISNFNQEQITRLLAVAKILPVNNQIEVNINMDQKPLIQFCQKHNITITGYSPLGQPGNRAGIPTFLDNPVLVEFSKKYNKTTAQIALRYVLQQGIAIIPKTVTPSRLKENMNIFDFSLTNEEMASIAKLGTHQRVARFADAKGHKYYPFEQ; from the exons ATGGATATAAAATGCCTGCTTTTGGTCTTG TCTCGTGCTGGAGAGGTGGAAGCAGCTGTAATCGAGGCAATAAATCTAGGATACCGTCACATAGACACAGCGTTTTTCTAtcaaaatgagaaagaaattggTCAGGCAATTCAAGCAAAGATCAAGGATGGAACTGTGAAAAGGGAAGATCTTTTCGTTACAACTAAG CTCTGGAATAACTTCCACAAAGAGTCAAGCGTAGTTCCAACATGTAAGAAATCTTTGGAAAATCTCGGATTAAGTTATGTAGATCTTTATCTGATTCATTGGCCATTTGCCTTCAAG GAAGGAGACGATTTAATGCCCAGAGACGAAAGTGGGGCACTTTTGATGTCGGATACTGACTACCTCGAAACATGGAAAGGAATGGAAGAGTGCGTGCGATTAGGATTAACTCGCAGTATCGGAATTAGTAATTTCAATCAGGAACAGATCACTCGTTTACTTGCTGTAGCCAAGATACTGCCTGTAAATAACCAG ATCGAAGTGAACATAAATATGGATCAAAAGCCATTGATACAATTCTGCCAAAAACATAATATCACGATAACCGGATATTCACCACTAGGACAACCAGGTAATAGGGCGGGAATACCAACTTTCTTGGACAATCCAGTGTTAGTAGAGTTTTCTAAAAAGTATAACAAAACAACAGCACAAATTGCTCTAAGATATGTC TTGCAACAAGGAATCGCTATCATTCCGAAAACAGTAACACCGAGTCGATTgaaagaaaatatgaatatatttgatttttccTTAACGAATGAAGAAATGGCCTCTATAGCAAAACTTGGCACGCATCAACGTGTTGCACGATTTGCAGA TGCAAAGGGGCATAAGTACTACCCGTTCGAACAATAA
- the LOC100651735 gene encoding 1,5-anhydro-D-fructose reductase isoform X1, which yields MAEIPSLALSNGYKMPAFGLGTYQSRAGEVEAAVIEAINLGYRHIDTAFFYQNEKEIGQAIQAKIKDGTVKREDLFVTTKLWNNFHKESSVVPTCKKSLENLGLSYVDLYLIHWPFAFKEGDDLMPRDESGALLMSDTDYLETWKGMEECVRLGLTRSIGISNFNQEQITRLLAVAKILPVNNQIEVNINMDQKPLIQFCQKHNITITGYSPLGQPGNRAGIPTFLDNPVLVEFSKKYNKTTAQIALRYVLQQGIAIIPKTVTPSRLKENMNIFDFSLTNEEMASIAKLGTHQRVARFADAKGHKYYPFEQ from the exons ATGGCTGAAATACCGTCTCTTGCGCTTTCCAATGGATATAAAATGCCTGCTTTTGGTCTTGGTACGTATCAG TCTCGTGCTGGAGAGGTGGAAGCAGCTGTAATCGAGGCAATAAATCTAGGATACCGTCACATAGACACAGCGTTTTTCTAtcaaaatgagaaagaaattggTCAGGCAATTCAAGCAAAGATCAAGGATGGAACTGTGAAAAGGGAAGATCTTTTCGTTACAACTAAG CTCTGGAATAACTTCCACAAAGAGTCAAGCGTAGTTCCAACATGTAAGAAATCTTTGGAAAATCTCGGATTAAGTTATGTAGATCTTTATCTGATTCATTGGCCATTTGCCTTCAAG GAAGGAGACGATTTAATGCCCAGAGACGAAAGTGGGGCACTTTTGATGTCGGATACTGACTACCTCGAAACATGGAAAGGAATGGAAGAGTGCGTGCGATTAGGATTAACTCGCAGTATCGGAATTAGTAATTTCAATCAGGAACAGATCACTCGTTTACTTGCTGTAGCCAAGATACTGCCTGTAAATAACCAG ATCGAAGTGAACATAAATATGGATCAAAAGCCATTGATACAATTCTGCCAAAAACATAATATCACGATAACCGGATATTCACCACTAGGACAACCAGGTAATAGGGCGGGAATACCAACTTTCTTGGACAATCCAGTGTTAGTAGAGTTTTCTAAAAAGTATAACAAAACAACAGCACAAATTGCTCTAAGATATGTC TTGCAACAAGGAATCGCTATCATTCCGAAAACAGTAACACCGAGTCGATTgaaagaaaatatgaatatatttgatttttccTTAACGAATGAAGAAATGGCCTCTATAGCAAAACTTGGCACGCATCAACGTGTTGCACGATTTGCAGA TGCAAAGGGGCATAAGTACTACCCGTTCGAACAATAA
- the LOC105666547 gene encoding aldo-keto reductase family 1 member B1, whose product MAVPTHTLSNGQKIPVLGLGTWQAGDNPGAVEQAVRDAVDAGYRHFDCAYIYCNEKEIGKALRDKIAEGVIKREDLFITTKLWNSMHRKELVVPACKKSLENFGFDYVDLYLIHWPMGFDENSEGLWPVDEKGNPMYGDVDYLDTWRAMEECVKLGLTKSIGLSNFNSQQIDRVLSIAQIKPVMCQVECHPNLNQKKLRDFCTQRNISITAYSPFGSPKRTWAKPGDPEVTIESAEIIAISKKYGKTPAQVVLRYLIDIGTIPIPKSSSKERIKENINIFDFKLTLQEIATINTLDRGIRICPAAEFKGHKDYPFTIEF is encoded by the exons ATGGCTGTACCTACGCATACTTTAAGTAATGGACAAAAAATCCCTGTCTTAGGACTTGGTACTTGGCAAGCTGGA GACAATCCAGGTGCTGTTGAACAAGCAGTGCGAGATGCGGTGGATGCCGGTTACAGACATTTTGACTGCGCTTATATTTACTGCAATGAAAAGGAAATTGGCAAAGCTCTACGCGATAAAATTGCAGAGGGTGTGATAAAACGAGAAGATTTATTTATCACGACAAAG TTATGGAATTCAATGCACAGGAAAGAATTGGTAGTACCAGCATGCAAAAAATCACTTGAAAATTTCGGATTTGATTATGTTGATCTTTACCTTATTCACTGGCCCATGGGATTTGAT GAAAATTCTGAAGGTCTGTGGCCAGTCGATGAGAAAGGTAATCCCATGTATGGAGACGTGGATTATCTCGATACGTGGCGAGCTATGGAAGAATGTGTAAAGCTGGGATTAACTAAAAGTATAGGTCTTAGTAACTTTAACTCCCAACAGATCGATCGTGTTTTATCGATCGCCCAAATCAAACCTGTCATGTGTCAAGTGGAGTGCCATCCAAACTTAAATCAGAAAAAACTACGTGATTTCTGCACGCAACGTAACATATCTATCACAGCTTACAGCCCATTCGGTTCTCCTAAGCGTACTTGGGCGAAACCTGGCGATCCAGAAGTTACCATCGAATCAGCAGAAATAATCGCAATTAGCAAAAAGTACGGAAAGACTCCGGCGCAAGTTGTTTTACGATACTTg ATCGACATTGGTACCATTCCTATACCTAAGTCTAGTTCGAAGGAACGTATTAAAGAAAACATCAATATCTTCGACTTTAAGTTAACATTACAGGAAATTGCAACCATCAATACACTTGACCGCGGAATTCGTATTTGTCCTGCTGCAGA GTTTAAGGGACACAAGGACTATCCGTTCACTATAGAATtctaa
- the LOC105666548 gene encoding probable tRNA (guanine(26)-N(2))-dimethyltransferase isoform X2 produces MDLSVAVLTTYIKGIKKQLTETDTEKQDRIVILEALSATGLRSIRYAKEVKGIKQIIANDISAKAVESIKNNIQHNGVENLIKPSHEDATLLMYQSKKDKFNVIDLDPYGCPTMFLDGAVQCVSDDGLLMITATDMAVLAGNSPETCFLKYGAISLKSKACHEMALRILLQSIASHAGRYGRYIVPVLSISADFYIRVFVKVFSSQIKCKENATKIGMVYQCTGCESINTQPLCYKKPTGGYKLASLPYVDQLCKICQHRQHEGGPIWLGPLHDQHFVSNLLCNLNEMKLATLKRIEGVLNVIREELDVPLYYTLSRLMSIIKCITPSMLTFRSALLNAGYCVSYSHACKTSVKTDAPNEVIWDIVRAWEKNNSVKRNKLPSDSPAIRILKTPTTTNVSFDIHPLANPLSRQNKLTRFQQNPTINWGPGTRARTRIDLENGVENSKKIRNQNKNSRKEKP; encoded by the exons AT GGATCTTAGCGTAGCTGTGTTAACAACTTATATAAAAGGTATAAAGAAGCAACTAACAGAGACAGACACAGAAAAACAAGATAGAATTGTCATACTGGAAGCTTTATCTGCTACTGGTTTACGTAGCATTCGGTATGCCAAAGAAGTAAAAGGCATAAAACAAATCATAGCCAATGATATTTCTGCAAAGGCAGTTGAaagcattaaaaataatatacaacacaATGGAGTCGAAAATCTTATAAAACCAAGTCACGAAGATGCAACATTGCTCATGTATCAAAGTAAAAAGGACAAGTTTAACGTAATAGATTTAGACCCATATGGTTGTCCTACAATGTTTCTGGATGGCGCGGTACAATGTGTATCAGATGATGGACTGCTTATGATCACAGCTACAGATATGGCAGTATTAGCTGGTAACTCCCCTGAAACTTGTTTTCTTAAATATGGAGCTATCTCTTTAAAATCTAAAGCGTGCCATGAAATGGCACTAAGAATATTATTGCAAAGTATTGCTTCACACGCAGGGCGGTATGGTAGATACATAGTACCAGTACTTTCTATAAGTGCTGATTTTTATATAAGAGTATTTGTTAAAGTATTTTCCAGTCAAATTAAATGTAAAGAGAATGCAACTAAAATTGGAATGGTATACCAATGCACAGGCTGTGAAAGCATCAACACTCAACCATTATGTTATAAGAAGCCTACCGGAGGCTACAAATTAGCATCTTTACCTTATGTGGATCAACTTTGTAAAATCTGTCAGCATAGACAACATGAAGGGGGACCGATATGGTTAGGTCCTTTGCATGACCAACATTTTGTATCTAATCTTTTATGTAATTTAAACGAAATGAAGTTGGCAACATTAAAAAGAATAGAAGGAGTTTTAAATGTTATTCGCGAAGAATTAGACGTTCCATTATATTATACTCTTAGTCGTTTAATGTCTATAATCAAATGTATTACACCGTCGATGTTAACATTTCGATCTGCATTATTAAACGCAGGATATTGTGTATCGTATTCACATGCCTGCAAAACATCTGTAAAGACGGATGCTCCAAATGAAGTTATATGGGATATTGTACGTGCATGGGAAAAAAATAATTccgtaaaaagaaataaactacCAAGTGATAGCCCCGCGATAAGAATATTAAAGACACCAACGACAACAAACGTTTCGTTTGATATACATCCTCTGGCCAATCCATTATCTAGGCAAAACAAGCTAACGCGATTTCAACAAAATCCTACGATCAATTGGGGCCCTGGTACACGTGCAAGAACGAGAATAGACTTAGAAAATGGAgtagaaaattcgaaaaagataagaaatcaaaataaaaattccagaaaAGAAAAACCATGA
- the LOC105666548 gene encoding probable tRNA (guanine(26)-N(2))-dimethyltransferase isoform X1, whose amino-acid sequence MEQCVKKPKLDVSIKEGEAEILVDNTNVFYNPVQEFNRDLSVAVLTTYIKGIKKQLTETDTEKQDRIVILEALSATGLRSIRYAKEVKGIKQIIANDISAKAVESIKNNIQHNGVENLIKPSHEDATLLMYQSKKDKFNVIDLDPYGCPTMFLDGAVQCVSDDGLLMITATDMAVLAGNSPETCFLKYGAISLKSKACHEMALRILLQSIASHAGRYGRYIVPVLSISADFYIRVFVKVFSSQIKCKENATKIGMVYQCTGCESINTQPLCYKKPTGGYKLASLPYVDQLCKICQHRQHEGGPIWLGPLHDQHFVSNLLCNLNEMKLATLKRIEGVLNVIREELDVPLYYTLSRLMSIIKCITPSMLTFRSALLNAGYCVSYSHACKTSVKTDAPNEVIWDIVRAWEKNNSVKRNKLPSDSPAIRILKTPTTTNVSFDIHPLANPLSRQNKLTRFQQNPTINWGPGTRARTRIDLENGVENSKKIRNQNKNSRKEKP is encoded by the coding sequence ATGGAACAGTGTGTAAAAAAACCAAAATTAGATGTAAGTATAAAGGAAGGAGAGGCAGAAATTTTAGTTGACAATACAAACGTATTTTATAATCCTGTTCAAGAATTTAACAGGGATCTTAGCGTAGCTGTGTTAACAACTTATATAAAAGGTATAAAGAAGCAACTAACAGAGACAGACACAGAAAAACAAGATAGAATTGTCATACTGGAAGCTTTATCTGCTACTGGTTTACGTAGCATTCGGTATGCCAAAGAAGTAAAAGGCATAAAACAAATCATAGCCAATGATATTTCTGCAAAGGCAGTTGAaagcattaaaaataatatacaacacaATGGAGTCGAAAATCTTATAAAACCAAGTCACGAAGATGCAACATTGCTCATGTATCAAAGTAAAAAGGACAAGTTTAACGTAATAGATTTAGACCCATATGGTTGTCCTACAATGTTTCTGGATGGCGCGGTACAATGTGTATCAGATGATGGACTGCTTATGATCACAGCTACAGATATGGCAGTATTAGCTGGTAACTCCCCTGAAACTTGTTTTCTTAAATATGGAGCTATCTCTTTAAAATCTAAAGCGTGCCATGAAATGGCACTAAGAATATTATTGCAAAGTATTGCTTCACACGCAGGGCGGTATGGTAGATACATAGTACCAGTACTTTCTATAAGTGCTGATTTTTATATAAGAGTATTTGTTAAAGTATTTTCCAGTCAAATTAAATGTAAAGAGAATGCAACTAAAATTGGAATGGTATACCAATGCACAGGCTGTGAAAGCATCAACACTCAACCATTATGTTATAAGAAGCCTACCGGAGGCTACAAATTAGCATCTTTACCTTATGTGGATCAACTTTGTAAAATCTGTCAGCATAGACAACATGAAGGGGGACCGATATGGTTAGGTCCTTTGCATGACCAACATTTTGTATCTAATCTTTTATGTAATTTAAACGAAATGAAGTTGGCAACATTAAAAAGAATAGAAGGAGTTTTAAATGTTATTCGCGAAGAATTAGACGTTCCATTATATTATACTCTTAGTCGTTTAATGTCTATAATCAAATGTATTACACCGTCGATGTTAACATTTCGATCTGCATTATTAAACGCAGGATATTGTGTATCGTATTCACATGCCTGCAAAACATCTGTAAAGACGGATGCTCCAAATGAAGTTATATGGGATATTGTACGTGCATGGGAAAAAAATAATTccgtaaaaagaaataaactacCAAGTGATAGCCCCGCGATAAGAATATTAAAGACACCAACGACAACAAACGTTTCGTTTGATATACATCCTCTGGCCAATCCATTATCTAGGCAAAACAAGCTAACGCGATTTCAACAAAATCCTACGATCAATTGGGGCCCTGGTACACGTGCAAGAACGAGAATAGACTTAGAAAATGGAgtagaaaattcgaaaaagataagaaatcaaaataaaaattccagaaaAGAAAAACCATGA